In Campylobacter sp. 2014D-0216, the following proteins share a genomic window:
- the putP gene encoding sodium/proline symporter PutP → MNLQSVELSYPIITTFITYAFLMLFIGFYFYKKNQNSKDYFVGNASMGPVVSALSAGASDMSSWLLMAFPGALYAAGLGQIYIAIGLTFGMFLNWTFVAKRLKIFSQIAKDCITIPDFFESRFHDNKHILRSVCSIVILVFFTIYISAGLVSGAKLFESVFNLPYLYALSIGFLVIVLYTFLGGYKAVCWTDMIQGLLMMGSLVIIPFVMIFELGGFGEAFSTIHDVKPQAFGLDGGGWLVVVSTLAWGLGYFGQPHILIRFISIKNVKEIPTATFIGITWMVISLAGAAMIGFLGIAYMAKFNLSLNDPERIFIVMSQVLFNPWVAGILLSAILAAIMSTASSQLLVCASTLVQDFYTQILKRKTSDKNITLFSRMGVLVVACVAFVLSLDTQIQILGIVSYAWAGFGASFGSVILFALFYKNMSKEGAIAGMISGALTVILYKHFGSNFIAVYEIIPGFLVASCFIVIFSTIFKASKQSVCHYEKMLKEI, encoded by the coding sequence ATGAATTTACAAAGTGTAGAACTATCTTATCCTATTATTACTACATTTATTACCTATGCATTTTTAATGCTTTTTATAGGTTTTTATTTTTACAAAAAAAATCAAAACAGTAAAGATTATTTTGTCGGAAATGCCTCTATGGGGCCTGTTGTTTCGGCTTTAAGCGCTGGTGCTTCTGATATGAGTAGTTGGCTATTAATGGCCTTTCCTGGTGCATTATATGCAGCTGGTCTTGGACAAATATACATTGCTATAGGCTTGACTTTTGGAATGTTTTTAAATTGGACCTTTGTCGCTAAAAGACTAAAAATCTTCTCGCAAATTGCCAAAGACTGCATTACAATACCTGATTTCTTTGAGAGTCGTTTTCATGATAACAAACATATCTTAAGAAGTGTATGTTCGATCGTGATTTTAGTGTTTTTTACAATTTATATTAGCGCTGGATTAGTAAGTGGCGCTAAACTTTTTGAAAGTGTATTTAACTTGCCTTATCTTTATGCTTTGAGTATTGGATTTTTGGTGATTGTTTTATATACTTTTTTAGGAGGATATAAAGCTGTTTGCTGGACTGATATGATACAAGGACTTTTAATGATGGGTTCTTTGGTAATCATTCCTTTTGTGATGATTTTTGAACTAGGTGGTTTTGGCGAAGCGTTTTCTACTATACATGATGTTAAACCACAAGCCTTTGGATTAGATGGTGGTGGCTGGTTAGTGGTAGTTTCAACTCTAGCATGGGGACTTGGATATTTTGGTCAACCTCATATATTAATTCGTTTTATCTCTATAAAAAATGTAAAAGAAATTCCTACTGCAACTTTCATTGGGATAACCTGGATGGTAATATCCTTAGCAGGAGCTGCAATGATAGGTTTTTTAGGTATTGCTTATATGGCAAAATTTAACCTTAGTCTAAATGACCCTGAAAGAATATTTATCGTAATGTCTCAAGTGCTTTTTAACCCTTGGGTAGCAGGAATTTTACTCAGTGCTATTTTAGCTGCCATTATGAGCACAGCTAGTTCTCAACTACTAGTGTGTGCATCTACTTTAGTGCAAGATTTTTACACACAAATTTTAAAAAGAAAGACAAGTGACAAAAACATTACCTTATTCTCTCGCATGGGTGTTTTGGTTGTTGCTTGTGTAGCCTTTGTGCTTTCGCTTGATACACAAATTCAAATTTTAGGTATTGTTTCATATGCATGGGCGGGTTTTGGAGCTAGTTTTGGAAGTGTTATTTTATTTGCACTATTTTACAAAAACATGAGCAAAGAAGGTGCTATAGCGGGTATGATTAGTGGGGCTTTAACTGTTATATTATATAAACATTTTGGCTCAAATTTCATAGCAGTTTATGAAATCATTCCTGGATTTTTAGTTGCGAGCTGTTTTATTGTAATCTTTAGCACTATTTTTAAAGCAAGTAAACAGAGTGTCTGTCACTATGAAAAAATGCTAAAAGAGATCTAA
- a CDS encoding hemolysin family protein yields the protein MDPSQSLDLNQTLPTVASIDVGYSTFMILVALALVLLNGFFVLSEFAIVKVRRSKLEEMVKEKKRNAKKALEVTSKLDTYLSACQLGITLSSLALGWIGEPAIAKLLEVPLANLGLSSTLTHTIAFIIAFAIITLLHVVLGELVPKSIAITIADKAVLWIARPLHLFWLLFLPFIKTFDFLAASSLKIIGIKPAKEHELSHSEEEIKFIASESQKGGVLDEFETEIIRNAVDFSDTVAKEIMTPRKDMICLNKQKSYEENMQIVCQHKHTRFPYIDGSKDVILGMVHIRDIMQNELSKNKKKLDDFLIKMILVPENISISKVLFMMNKEQVHTALVVDEYGGTAGLLTMEDIMEEIVGDINDEHDDSSPHFKKLAENIYEFQGRYEISEVEELLNIRYDEDLEQVTIGGYVFNLLGRLPVVGDRIEDEFCHYEVKKMDGNSIERIKVVRKSTEEEE from the coding sequence TTGGACCCCAGTCAATCTTTAGACTTAAATCAAACATTACCTACAGTTGCATCAATCGATGTAGGCTATTCTACTTTTATGATTCTTGTTGCACTAGCATTAGTGCTTTTAAACGGCTTTTTTGTTCTTTCTGAATTTGCCATTGTCAAAGTTCGTAGATCAAAACTAGAAGAAATGGTAAAAGAAAAAAAACGCAATGCTAAAAAAGCTTTAGAAGTTACCTCTAAACTTGATACTTATCTAAGTGCATGTCAGCTTGGTATCACATTAAGCTCTCTTGCTCTTGGTTGGATAGGCGAACCCGCTATTGCTAAACTGCTTGAAGTGCCTTTGGCAAATTTAGGTTTAAGCTCCACGTTAACGCATACCATTGCATTTATTATTGCATTTGCGATCATCACTTTACTACATGTTGTATTAGGTGAACTTGTACCAAAAAGTATCGCAATCACTATTGCAGATAAAGCCGTACTATGGATAGCAAGACCTTTACACTTATTCTGGTTGCTTTTCTTGCCATTTATAAAGACATTCGACTTCTTAGCGGCTAGTTCTTTAAAAATCATTGGTATCAAACCTGCAAAAGAACATGAATTAAGTCACTCTGAAGAAGAAATTAAATTCATTGCAAGTGAAAGTCAAAAAGGCGGTGTACTAGATGAATTTGAAACAGAAATCATTCGCAATGCTGTTGACTTTTCAGACACTGTCGCAAAAGAAATCATGACACCAAGAAAAGATATGATATGTCTTAATAAGCAAAAAAGTTATGAAGAAAATATGCAAATTGTCTGTCAGCACAAGCATACTCGTTTTCCATACATAGATGGATCAAAAGATGTTATCTTAGGTATGGTACACATTAGAGATATTATGCAAAATGAACTAAGTAAAAACAAGAAAAAACTAGATGATTTCTTGATCAAAATGATTTTGGTTCCAGAAAACATTAGTATTTCAAAAGTTCTTTTTATGATGAACAAAGAGCAAGTACACACTGCGTTAGTTGTTGATGAATACGGTGGAACAGCAGGTCTTTTAACCATGGAAGATATCATGGAGGAAATTGTTGGTGATATCAATGATGAACATGATGATTCTAGTCCGCACTTTAAAAAACTTGCAGAAAATATTTATGAATTTCAAGGAAGATATGAAATTAGCGAGGTTGAAGAATTACTCAATATACGCTATGATGAAGATTTAGAGCAAGTTACTATAGGTGGATATGTATTTAATCTTCTTGGTCGTCTCCCGGTAGTTGGAGATAGAATAGAAGATGAATTTTGCCACTATGAAGTTAAAAAAATGGATGGCAATAGCATAGAACGTATCAAAGTAGTGCGTAAAAGCACTGAAGAGGAAGAGTAA
- the exbB gene encoding TonB-system energizer ExbB has translation MEFLKTYIDLIIFVVLGFMAFIAIWCTIERILFFRKINFNDYPRQENFDDAISENLTMLYIIYTNAPYVGLLGTVVGIMITFYDMGLSGDIDVKSIVIGLSLALKATALGILVAIPSLMAYNALLRKISLLSNSYRIFKEKNA, from the coding sequence ATGGAATTTTTAAAAACTTATATCGATTTGATTATTTTTGTGGTCTTAGGTTTTATGGCATTTATTGCTATATGGTGTACAATCGAGCGCATTTTGTTTTTCAGAAAAATCAACTTTAATGATTATCCACGCCAAGAAAATTTTGATGATGCAATCAGTGAAAATCTTACTATGCTTTATATTATCTACACCAATGCACCTTATGTGGGGCTTTTAGGAACAGTAGTTGGTATTATGATTACTTTCTATGATATGGGATTAAGCGGGGATATTGATGTTAAATCTATTGTGATAGGTTTATCATTAGCACTAAAAGCCACAGCATTAGGGATTTTAGTTGCCATTCCTTCACTGATGGCTTACAATGCTTTACTAAGAAAAATATCACTACTAAGCAACTCATATCGTATTTTTAAGGAAAAAAATGCTTAA
- a CDS encoding energy transducer TonB family protein, producing MRTFLASHKSRSFFITLFLFMPLFFVLIYSKNFMHIEHGMPKEDKFNIAIKQFIQTSQTTKPTQKTMQEPIKPIETKKEKPIAKPKKIVQNTQPKPTTLPKESAILKQETTQHAITSNTHENISLSGNNNDLLKEVKQAIDKALIYPRQAKKMRMSGEVLLEFTWTKDKNLLDLKILKSSKYKLLNESALETIRIASKNFPQYDKTYRIKIPLIYKIN from the coding sequence ATGAGAACATTTTTAGCTAGCCATAAAAGTCGGTCTTTTTTTATCACGCTATTTCTTTTTATGCCTTTGTTTTTTGTATTGATTTATTCTAAAAATTTTATGCATATAGAACATGGTATGCCAAAAGAAGATAAATTTAATATAGCTATCAAGCAGTTTATACAGACATCTCAAACCACAAAACCAACGCAAAAAACTATGCAAGAACCAATCAAACCCATTGAAACAAAAAAAGAAAAGCCCATTGCTAAACCCAAAAAAATAGTCCAAAATACACAACCAAAACCAACAACCTTACCAAAAGAAAGCGCAATCCTCAAACAAGAAACAACACAACACGCCATAACAAGCAATACTCATGAAAACATATCCTTAAGTGGTAACAATAATGATTTATTAAAAGAAGTTAAGCAAGCCATAGATAAGGCTTTAATCTACCCAAGGCAAGCCAAAAAAATGCGTATGAGCGGCGAAGTCCTATTGGAATTTACGTGGACAAAAGACAAAAATTTATTAGACTTAAAAATACTTAAATCATCAAAATATAAATTATTAAACGAAAGTGCTTTAGAAACCATACGTATTGCATCTAAAAATTTTCCACAATATGACAAAACTTACCGTATCAAAATACCGCTCATTTATAAAATAAACTAA
- the exbD gene encoding TonB system transport protein ExbD — protein sequence MLKLPKNEGLNIIPFIDIMLVLLAIVLSISTFIAHGKIEIHLPQSENPNKIDNNKDKISILINKENQFFINDKASSLEEINLKINSIQPQTIVELKSDKDAKFESFIKIIEILKNKNHENFQILTEHKR from the coding sequence ATGCTTAAACTACCAAAAAACGAAGGTTTAAATATCATTCCTTTTATAGATATTATGCTTGTTTTACTTGCAATTGTACTCAGTATATCTACTTTTATTGCACATGGAAAAATAGAAATCCATCTACCACAAAGTGAAAATCCAAATAAAATTGATAACAATAAAGACAAAATAAGCATTCTAATCAATAAAGAAAATCAATTTTTCATCAACGACAAAGCAAGCTCACTAGAAGAAATAAATTTAAAAATCAACTCTATTCAACCCCAAACCATAGTAGAATTAAAAAGCGATAAAGATGCAAAATTTGAAAGCTTTATAAAAATCATTGAAATCTTAAAAAATAAAAATCACGAAAATTTTCAAATTTTAACAGAGCATAAAAGATGA
- a CDS encoding putative transporter — protein MFRSFFYSKKWALWAYAGLFFLLASLLAQTSINVAINEWYKDFYDVLQDAKNHNINDFYYFIKQFLYLALPYVFIATITQYFGSIYAFKWREAMTFDYIKFWQKKDDNIEGSSQRIQEDIYNFSKIIESLGLAFVKAIMTLIAFVPILWMLSAHVHLPILKDISGSLVWIAFLVSLGGLIISWFVGIKLPGLEYNNQKAEAAFRKELVFAEDDRKNYASDESILSLFTGLKVNYKRLFLHYGYFNVWLYLFEQFMVIVPFLIMAPSLFLGLIQLGIIIQVGNAFDQVRSSFSIFITNWTTITQLRSIYKRLDEFEKNIEYRKK, from the coding sequence ATGTTTAGATCTTTTTTTTACTCCAAAAAATGGGCATTATGGGCTTATGCGGGATTATTTTTTTTATTAGCCTCTTTACTTGCACAAACTTCTATTAATGTTGCCATTAATGAATGGTATAAAGACTTTTATGATGTTTTACAAGATGCCAAAAATCACAATATTAATGATTTTTATTATTTCATCAAGCAATTTTTATATTTAGCTTTACCTTATGTTTTTATTGCAACCATTACGCAATATTTTGGTAGTATTTATGCCTTTAAATGGCGTGAAGCGATGACTTTTGATTATATTAAATTTTGGCAAAAAAAAGATGACAACATAGAAGGTAGCTCGCAAAGAATTCAAGAAGATATTTACAATTTCTCAAAAATTATAGAAAGCTTAGGATTAGCTTTTGTTAAAGCAATAATGACTTTAATTGCTTTTGTGCCTATTTTATGGATGCTAAGTGCACATGTCCATCTACCTATCTTAAAAGATATCAGTGGTTCTTTAGTATGGATAGCTTTTTTAGTATCCTTAGGAGGGCTTATTATATCATGGTTTGTTGGCATTAAACTCCCTGGGCTTGAATATAACAATCAAAAAGCAGAAGCTGCCTTTAGAAAAGAACTAGTCTTTGCAGAAGATGACAGAAAAAATTATGCTAGCGATGAAAGCATTTTAAGTTTATTTACTGGGCTTAAAGTTAACTATAAAAGATTATTTTTACACTATGGATATTTTAATGTGTGGTTATATTTATTTGAGCAATTTATGGTTATAGTTCCTTTTTTAATCATGGCTCCAAGCTTATTTTTAGGTCTTATACAACTTGGAATTATTATACAAGTTGGAAATGCCTTTGATCAAGTTAGATCTTCATTTAGCATTTTCATCACCAACTGGACTACCATAACCCAGTTACGTAGTATTTACAAACGTTTAGATGAATTTGAAAAAAATATAGAATACAGAAAAAAATAA
- the rpsG gene encoding 30S ribosomal protein S7, whose amino-acid sequence MRRRKAPVREVLPDPIYGNKVITKFINSLMYDGKKSTATTIMYGALEAIDKKGGEKKGIEIFNDAIENIKPLLEVKSRRVGGATYQVPVEVRPARQQALAIRWIISFARKRSERTMIEKLAAELLDAANSKGASFKKKEDTYKMAEANKAFAHYRW is encoded by the coding sequence ATGAGAAGAAGAAAAGCTCCGGTAAGAGAAGTCTTGCCTGATCCGATTTATGGAAACAAAGTAATCACAAAATTCATTAATTCTTTAATGTATGATGGTAAAAAAAGTACAGCAACAACTATTATGTATGGTGCTTTAGAAGCTATCGATAAAAAAGGCGGAGAAAAAAAAGGTATAGAAATTTTTAATGATGCTATTGAAAATATCAAACCTTTATTGGAAGTTAAATCTCGCCGTGTAGGTGGAGCGACTTACCAAGTACCAGTTGAAGTACGCCCAGCTAGACAACAAGCTTTAGCTATTCGTTGGATTATTTCTTTTGCTAGAAAAAGAAGCGAAAGAACTATGATTGAGAAATTAGCAGCTGAATTACTAGATGCAGCTAATAGTAAAGGTGCTTCGTTCAAGAAGAAAGAAGATACTTATAAAATGGCAGAAGCTAATAAAGCATTTGCTCATTATCGTTGGTAA
- a CDS encoding saccharopine dehydrogenase family protein, whose amino-acid sequence MKNLLIIGAGGVSRVATVKCAMNSDVFSKITLASRTKSKCDEIAAFIKERLGVEIYTEQIDADDTAAVVELIKKTKAEILLNVALPYQDLTLMDACIQTNIHYVDTANYEHPDLAKFEYKEQWAKNEKFKEAGILGLLGSGFDPGATNVFCAYAQQNLFDEIHYIDILDCNAGDHGYAFATNFNPEINLREVSAKGRYWQEGKWIETEPMEIKMEWDYPEVGVKDSYLLYHEELESLVKNIKGLKRIRFFMTFGQSYLTHMKCLENVGMLGIKPVIHQGKEIIPIEFLKTLLPDPASLGPRTKGYTNIGCVIRGVKDGKDKQVYIYNVCNHEECFKETGAQAVSYTTGVPAMIGTKLIAKGIWQGKGVFNMEEFDAKPFMDELNTQGLPWKIIEMQPTLGK is encoded by the coding sequence ATGAAAAATCTTTTAATTATAGGTGCAGGTGGTGTAAGTCGCGTTGCAACTGTAAAATGCGCAATGAATAGCGATGTTTTTAGTAAAATAACTCTAGCAAGTAGAACTAAAAGCAAGTGTGATGAAATAGCTGCGTTTATCAAAGAACGCTTAGGTGTAGAAATTTACACTGAGCAAATTGATGCAGATGATACCGCCGCTGTGGTTGAGCTTATCAAAAAAACAAAGGCTGAAATTTTACTAAATGTGGCTTTGCCTTATCAAGATTTAACTTTAATGGATGCATGTATTCAAACTAATATTCATTATGTAGATACTGCAAATTATGAACACCCTGACTTAGCTAAATTTGAATACAAAGAGCAATGGGCAAAAAACGAAAAATTTAAGGAAGCAGGAATTTTAGGGCTATTAGGTAGTGGATTTGATCCTGGTGCGACCAATGTTTTTTGTGCTTATGCGCAGCAAAATTTATTTGATGAAATTCACTATATCGATATATTAGATTGTAATGCAGGAGATCACGGTTATGCATTTGCAACTAATTTCAATCCTGAAATCAACTTAAGAGAAGTTTCAGCAAAAGGGCGTTATTGGCAAGAAGGTAAGTGGATAGAAACTGAGCCTATGGAAATAAAAATGGAATGGGATTATCCTGAAGTAGGGGTAAAAGATAGTTATTTGCTTTATCATGAAGAACTTGAAAGTCTAGTGAAAAACATTAAGGGTTTAAAAAGAATTAGATTTTTTATGACTTTTGGGCAAAGTTATTTAACTCATATGAAATGCCTTGAAAATGTTGGTATGCTGGGCATTAAACCTGTTATACATCAAGGTAAAGAAATAATACCAATAGAATTTTTAAAAACCTTGCTTCCTGATCCTGCTAGTTTAGGACCTCGTACTAAGGGTTATACAAACATAGGTTGTGTAATACGTGGTGTAAAAGATGGAAAAGATAAGCAAGTATATATTTATAATGTTTGTAATCACGAAGAATGCTTTAAAGAAACTGGAGCGCAAGCTGTGAGCTACACCACTGGAGTTCCTGCAATGATAGGTACAAAATTAATTGCGAAAGGAATTTGGCAAGGTAAGGGTGTATTTAATATGGAAGAATTTGACGCTAAACCTTTTATGGATGAGTTAAACACTCAAGGACTCCCTTGGAAGATCATTGAAATGCAGCCAACTCTAGGAAAATAA
- a CDS encoding DUF411 domain-containing protein has protein sequence MRKIVLALALSSLSMLASSKVLNVYESPTCGCCDLWADYMKAKGYQVQVHKSDDFLKVKEKMNIQPMYQSCHTGVIEGYAIEGHVPEDAVAWLLKNKPQDVIGVSAPGMPQGSPGMEQGYEEEYPVVLMLKNGDYKIYGIYKGHQLIK, from the coding sequence ATGAGAAAGATTGTTCTTGCGCTTGCGTTAAGTTCATTATCAATGTTGGCTAGTAGTAAAGTATTAAATGTTTATGAAAGTCCTACATGTGGATGTTGTGATCTTTGGGCTGATTATATGAAAGCTAAAGGTTATCAAGTTCAAGTACACAAGAGTGATGATTTTTTAAAAGTAAAAGAAAAGATGAATATTCAACCTATGTATCAAAGTTGCCATACAGGTGTGATTGAGGGTTATGCGATAGAAGGTCATGTGCCAGAAGATGCTGTTGCTTGGCTTTTGAAAAACAAACCTCAAGATGTTATAGGTGTTTCTGCTCCTGGTATGCCTCAAGGTAGTCCTGGAATGGAACAAGGGTATGAGGAAGAGTACCCTGTGGTTTTGATGTTGAAAAATGGAGATTATAAAATTTATGGTATTTATAAGGGTCATCAACTTATAAAATAA
- the modB gene encoding molybdate ABC transporter permease subunit: MLQLLQNIDWTPFLVSMKLSIVTCVILFCFCVPLAWIFAFKHFRTKKILETIITLPLVLPPSVVGFYLLILFSKYSFLGEFLEKHFDITLAFTFEGLVIASCIYSLPFMFNPLYTSMTLISKNIVEASFSLGKNSFITLFRVILPSIKPAILSALVISFAHTMGEFGIVLMIGGSLNGETKVASIAIYESMENLDFTTAHVYSLILLIFSFIVLLSVNLLNKQKNRV; the protein is encoded by the coding sequence ATGCTGCAACTACTTCAAAATATTGATTGGACTCCCTTTTTAGTTTCAATGAAGCTTTCTATTGTTACCTGTGTTATTTTATTTTGTTTTTGTGTGCCACTTGCTTGGATTTTTGCTTTTAAACATTTTAGAACAAAAAAAATTTTAGAAACAATTATAACTTTACCTCTGGTTTTACCACCATCTGTTGTTGGTTTTTACTTGTTGATTTTATTTTCAAAGTATTCTTTTTTAGGTGAATTTTTAGAAAAGCACTTTGATATCACTTTGGCTTTTACTTTTGAGGGATTGGTTATAGCAAGTTGTATTTACTCACTACCTTTTATGTTTAATCCTTTGTATACTTCCATGACATTAATTTCAAAAAATATCGTTGAAGCGAGTTTTTCTTTAGGAAAAAATTCTTTCATCACGCTTTTTAGAGTAATTTTACCTAGTATTAAACCAGCTATACTCAGTGCTTTGGTAATAAGTTTTGCACATACTATGGGTGAGTTTGGTATAGTGTTAATGATAGGTGGTTCTTTAAATGGGGAAACGAAAGTAGCAAGTATTGCTATATATGAAAGTATGGAAAATTTAGATTTTACTACAGCTCATGTTTATAGCCTTATACTTTTAATTTTTAGTTTTATTGTTTTATTAAGTGTTAACCTTCTTAATAAGCAAAAAAATAGAGTATAA
- the fusA gene encoding elongation factor G, whose translation MSRSTPLKRVRNIGIAAHIDAGKTTTSERILFFTGMSHKIGEVHDGAATMDWMEQEKERGITITSAATTCFWKNHQINLIDTPGHVDFTIEVERSMRVLDGAVAVFCSVGGVQPQSETVWRQANKYGVPRIVFVNKMDRIGANFFNVEEQIKNRLKGNPVPLQIPIGAEDNFKGVIDLITMKALVWEDENKPTDYVEKEIPAELMEKAEEYRVKMIEAVSETSDELMEKYLGGEELTQEEIKAGIKAGCLNLSMVPMLCGTAFKNKGVQPLLDAVVAYLPAPDEVANIKGEYEDGTEVSVKSTDDGEFAGLAFKIMTDPFVGQLTFVRVYRGSLESGSYAYNSTKDKKERIGRLLKMHSNKREEIKTLYAGEIGAVVGLKDTLTGDTLASEKDKVILERMDFPDPVISVAVEPKTKADQEKMSIALNKLAQEDPSFRVSTDEESGQTIISGMGELHLEIIVDRMLREFKVEAEVGQPQVAYRETIRKTVEQEYKYAKQSGGRGQYGHVFLRLEPLEPGSGYEFVNDIKGGVIPKEYIPAVDKGVQEALQNGVLAGYPVEDVKVTVYDGSYHEVDSSEMAFKLAASMGFKEGARKAGAVILEPMMKVEVETPEEYMGDVIGDLNKRRGQVNSMDERGGNKIITAFCPLAEMFGYSTDLRSQTQGRATYSMEFDHYDEVPKNVSEEIIKKRNG comes from the coding sequence ATGTCAAGAAGTACCCCTTTAAAAAGAGTTAGAAATATAGGTATTGCAGCGCACATTGATGCCGGAAAAACAACTACAAGTGAAAGAATCCTTTTCTTCACAGGTATGAGTCACAAAATCGGTGAAGTACATGATGGTGCAGCTACAATGGACTGGATGGAGCAAGAAAAAGAAAGAGGTATTACAATTACTTCTGCTGCAACAACTTGTTTTTGGAAGAATCACCAAATCAATCTTATTGACACTCCGGGCCACGTTGACTTTACAATCGAAGTTGAAAGATCAATGCGTGTTTTAGATGGTGCTGTTGCGGTATTTTGTTCAGTAGGTGGTGTACAACCACAATCAGAAACAGTTTGGAGACAAGCTAATAAATATGGTGTTCCAAGAATTGTTTTTGTAAATAAAATGGACAGAATTGGTGCAAATTTCTTTAATGTTGAAGAACAAATTAAAAATCGTCTAAAAGGAAATCCAGTTCCACTTCAAATTCCAATCGGTGCTGAAGATAATTTCAAAGGTGTGATCGATCTTATCACTATGAAAGCTTTAGTATGGGAAGATGAAAACAAGCCAACTGATTATGTAGAAAAAGAAATTCCAGCTGAGTTAATGGAAAAAGCTGAAGAATATCGTGTAAAAATGATAGAAGCGGTTTCTGAAACTAGTGATGAATTAATGGAAAAATATTTAGGCGGGGAAGAGCTTACTCAAGAAGAAATTAAAGCAGGTATCAAAGCAGGTTGTTTGAATCTTTCTATGGTTCCAATGTTATGTGGTACAGCTTTTAAAAATAAAGGTGTTCAGCCATTACTTGATGCTGTTGTAGCTTACTTACCAGCTCCTGATGAAGTAGCAAATATCAAAGGTGAATATGAAGATGGTACAGAAGTTTCTGTAAAATCAACTGATGATGGTGAATTTGCAGGACTTGCATTCAAAATCATGACGGATCCTTTTGTTGGACAATTAACTTTCGTTCGTGTTTATAGAGGAAGTTTAGAAAGTGGTTCTTATGCATACAATTCAACCAAAGACAAAAAAGAAAGAATTGGTCGTCTTTTGAAAATGCACTCTAATAAAAGAGAAGAAATTAAAACTTTATATGCTGGAGAAATCGGAGCCGTTGTTGGTCTTAAAGATACATTAACCGGTGATACTTTAGCAAGTGAAAAAGATAAAGTTATTTTAGAGAGAATGGACTTCCCAGATCCTGTTATTTCAGTTGCTGTTGAACCTAAAACAAAAGCAGATCAAGAAAAAATGTCAATTGCTTTAAATAAATTAGCACAAGAGGATCCAAGCTTTAGAGTTTCTACAGATGAGGAAAGTGGTCAAACTATTATTTCAGGTATGGGTGAGCTTCACTTAGAAATTATTGTTGATCGTATGCTTAGAGAATTTAAAGTTGAAGCTGAAGTTGGACAACCTCAAGTTGCTTATCGTGAGACTATTAGAAAAACAGTTGAGCAAGAGTATAAATATGCTAAACAATCAGGTGGTCGTGGTCAATATGGTCATGTATTCTTAAGACTTGAGCCACTTGAGCCAGGTAGTGGTTATGAGTTTGTAAATGATATCAAAGGTGGGGTAATTCCAAAAGAATATATTCCAGCAGTTGATAAAGGTGTACAAGAAGCATTGCAAAATGGTGTTTTAGCGGGTTATCCTGTTGAAGATGTTAAAGTAACAGTTTATGATGGAAGTTACCACGAAGTGGATTCTTCTGAAATGGCATTTAAACTTGCGGCTTCTATGGGCTTTAAAGAAGGTGCTAGAAAAGCAGGTGCAGTAATCTTAGAACCTATGATGAAAGTTGAAGTTGAAACTCCTGAAGAATATATGGGCGATGTTATTGGTGATTTAAATAAACGCCGTGGTCAGGTTAATTCAATGGATGAAAGAGGTGGTAATAAAATCATCACAGCATTTTGTCCGTTGGCTGAAATGTTTGGATATTCAACTGATCTTAGAAGCCAAACACAAGGCCGTGCTACTTACTCTATGGAATTTGATCATTATGATGAAGTTCCTAAGAATGTTTCTGAAGAAATTATCAAAAAAAGAAACGGTTAA